The proteins below are encoded in one region of Nitrosopumilus sp.:
- a CDS encoding GDP-mannose 4,6-dehydratase gives MKRRALVTGGLGFIGSTLAKKLYENNYNVSIYDDFSNASGKSNVPKDIKVIKGSILNYDKFKTASRKMDVVFHLAVKPLTMSFDKPEEVVKVNDYGTYLVAKACTELKCKMIHISSSEVYGSAMKIPMKEDHPLLPTTIYAGSKAASELYVRGFEKSDGLKMVIVRPFNSYGEYMRSDTYSAAIPKFYERILEKKFPIIHGTGNQTRDFTYVDDTANGIMLSDQTKNAIGDTLNIGQGKEESIKKIAKIVVKKYQEITGNENKIELKFVKDRKGDVKRHCADITHSRKILGYKPIVKLEEGISKYIIWRQDF, from the coding sequence ATGAAGCGAAGAGCATTAGTTACTGGTGGTTTAGGATTTATTGGTTCGACACTAGCAAAAAAACTTTATGAAAATAATTATAATGTTTCAATTTATGATGATTTTTCAAATGCCAGTGGAAAATCTAATGTTCCAAAAGATATCAAAGTTATCAAAGGAAGCATACTAAATTATGATAAATTTAAAACAGCCTCTAGAAAAATGGATGTTGTATTTCATTTAGCTGTTAAACCACTTACAATGTCGTTTGATAAACCTGAAGAAGTTGTAAAAGTAAATGATTACGGAACTTATCTTGTTGCAAAAGCTTGTACTGAACTAAAATGTAAAATGATCCATATTTCATCCAGTGAAGTATATGGAAGTGCAATGAAAATACCTATGAAAGAAGATCATCCATTACTTCCAACAACAATTTACGCAGGTTCAAAAGCTGCATCCGAACTATATGTAAGGGGATTTGAAAAATCAGATGGGTTAAAGATGGTTATAGTTCGTCCTTTCAATAGTTATGGAGAATATATGAGAAGTGATACATATTCTGCAGCTATACCAAAATTTTATGAAAGAATTTTAGAAAAGAAATTTCCAATTATTCATGGTACAGGAAATCAAACACGTGATTTTACATATGTTGATGATACTGCAAATGGAATAATGCTATCTGATCAAACTAAAAATGCGATAGGAGATACGCTCAATATTGGACAGGGTAAAGAAGAATCAATTAAGAAAATTGCAAAAATAGTAGTAAAAAAATATCAAGAGATTACAGGCAATGAAAATAAAATAGAATTAAAATTTGTTAAAGATAGAAAAGGGGATGTAAAACGACATTGTGCTGACATTACACATAGCAGAAAAATTTTAGGGTATAAACCAATTGT
- a CDS encoding DegT/DnrJ/EryC1/StrS aminotransferase family protein, with protein sequence MKKKIYLMRPSLDNNEIRSVKQVFKSKFLTEGNVTKKFEIGISNYVKTKFAIATTSATTSLHAVFECLNIKGKRVLVSDFTFPATVNAIILAGGKPILVDVDIETMNITRDIVEQKNFDNIEIISPVSIFGNPLENEFYKLKKKMIVVEDAATSLGSKLGSKFVGSLANVSCFSFHPRKIITTGEGGMITTDDRRLANKIKSFKSFGKKDNEFTSVGTNYKMSDIQSAIGLEQLRKIERIIKNRQKMAKIYSELFKKIDGIQIQKQTKNSRHTFQTFVCVITKPNLRDRVIQKLAKNNIESQIGTYALHCLPVFQKCSKHSSLKNSEFLYKNTISLPLHEEITQDDQEIICNIISKTLKNI encoded by the coding sequence ATGAAGAAAAAAATCTATCTTATGAGACCATCTTTAGATAATAATGAAATTAGATCCGTCAAACAAGTGTTTAAATCAAAATTTTTAACTGAAGGTAATGTCACAAAGAAATTTGAAATTGGCATATCAAATTATGTCAAAACAAAATTTGCCATAGCAACAACATCTGCAACAACATCATTACATGCAGTTTTTGAATGTCTCAATATTAAAGGGAAGAGGGTATTAGTTTCAGATTTTACATTTCCGGCTACAGTAAACGCAATAATATTGGCCGGCGGGAAACCAATTTTAGTAGATGTAGATATTGAAACAATGAATATAACAAGAGATATAGTAGAACAAAAGAATTTTGATAATATTGAAATAATTTCACCTGTATCAATTTTTGGTAATCCTTTAGAAAACGAATTTTATAAATTAAAGAAAAAAATGATTGTGGTAGAGGATGCTGCAACCAGTTTAGGTTCAAAATTAGGTTCAAAATTTGTTGGTTCATTGGCTAATGTTAGTTGTTTTAGTTTTCACCCAAGAAAAATAATTACAACAGGTGAAGGAGGTATGATTACAACAGATGACAGAAGATTGGCTAATAAGATTAAAAGTTTCAAATCATTTGGAAAAAAAGATAATGAATTTACCAGTGTTGGGACAAATTACAAAATGTCAGATATTCAAAGTGCAATAGGCTTAGAACAATTAAGAAAGATTGAGAGAATAATTAAAAATAGACAGAAAATGGCAAAGATCTATTCGGAATTATTTAAAAAAATAGATGGTATACAAATTCAGAAACAAACTAAAAATTCTAGGCATACATTTCAGACATTTGTTTGTGTAATTACAAAACCAAATTTACGTGATAGAGTTATTCAAAAATTAGCTAAAAATAATATCGAATCACAAATTGGTACTTATGCGCTTCATTGTCTTCCAGTATTTCAAAAATGTTCAAAACATTCTAGTTTAAAAAATTCAGAGTTTTTATATAAAAACACTATATCTCTCCCATTACATGAAGAAATTACACAAGATGATCAAGAGATAATTTGTAATATTATATCAAAAACATTAAAAAATATTTAA